The following are from one region of the Odontesthes bonariensis isolate fOdoBon6 chromosome 12, fOdoBon6.hap1, whole genome shotgun sequence genome:
- the nme9 gene encoding thioredoxin domain-containing protein 6 → MLTTKGLTVVDVYQQWCGPCRAVVSLLRKIKNELGDDLLHFATAEVDSIDTLERYRGKCEPTFLFYGGGELVAVLRGANAPMLQRIIVEELAKEKLVLEQGGERKVVKDVGLLDEGDKEEEPPEQKNEESLIVPASKSYTVAIIKPDAVAHGKANEIIMKVQDAGFEILAHEERTLTEAEAQDFYQHKAAEACFEDLVQFMSSGPSHVLVLSHIEGSASVIPAWREFIGPADIQEARREKPESLRAQYGTETLFNAVHGSEDSNQASRELAFFFPNFRRASVTEQDGEEERVERTLALIRPDVARENREEILAQIHKSGFTVALKREVMLSEEQVRQFYFQHVDEDYFPALLQSMMSGPVLALALARTGAVHHWKNILGPADFDKAKEESPECLRAQFAVEKEPINQLHGSASPEDAEREINFFFPIQRTLAVIKPDAMEEHKETILEEIRGRGFSVTGLKETVLSLEMAEEFYKEHREKPFFSQLVEFMCRGPCMILVLTKENAVEEWRAMMGPADPEKAKETSPMCLRARFAADILHNSVHGSSSERHADEKIRFIFGDISTDAELSSDRETDKNISAKERDSSADENTEVSSSSTKDNSSNYHQREDDRHNSNPCSPLIGRSDDLNHSN, encoded by the exons TACCTTGGAGAGGTATCGTGGTAAATGTGAACCCACCTTCCTTTTCTATGGG GGTGGGGAGCTGGTGGCTGTCCTGCGAGGGGCCAATGCTCCTATGCTCCAAAGGATAATTGTGGAGGAGCTGGCCAAGGAGAAGCTGGTTCTGGAGCAAGGGGGTGAACGCAAAGTG GTAAAAGATGTTGGTTTGTTGGATGAAGGGGACAAAGAAGAGGAACCACCTGAGCAGAAAAATGAGGAAAGCTTAATTG TTCCCGCAAGTAAATCCTACACAGTTGCTATCATTAAACCAGATGCTGTTGCTCATGGCAAGGCAAATGAGATCATTATGAAG GTTCAGGATGCTGGGTTTGAGATCCTTGCGCATGAGGAGCGCACACTGACTGAGGCTGAGGCTCAGGATTTCTACCAACACAAAGCAGCAGAG GCTTGCTTTGAGGACTTAGTGCAGTTTATGTCCAGTGGTCCCTCCCATGTTCTGGTACTCTCTCATATAGAGGGCTCAGCCAGCGTGATACCAGCTTGGCGTGAGTTCATTGGCCCAGCTGATATACAGGAAGCCAGGAGAGAAAAGCCAGAGAG CTTGCGGGCACAATACGGCACAGAGACACTGTTCAACGCAGTGCACGGTAGCGAGGACAGCAACCAGGCCAGCAGGGAGCTTGCCTTCTTCTTCCCCAACTTTAGGAGGGCATCAGTAACGGAGCAGGATGGGGAGGAAGAGCGTGTGGAGAGGACACTGGCTCTTATCCGGCCCGACGTTGCCAGGGAGAACAGAG AAGAGATCTTGGCCCAGATTCACAAGTCAGGCTTCACTGTTGCCCTCAAAAGAGAGGTGATGCTGTCAGAGGAGCAGGTCAGACAGTTTTACTTCCAACATGTTGATGAGGACTACTTTCCTGCTCTGCTACAAAGCATGATGAG TGGGCCAGTGCTAGCTTTGGCTCTTGCCAGAACAGGGGCTGTCCATCACTGGAAGAACATCCTTGGTCCTGCTGACTTTGATAAAGCCAAAGAGGAAAGTCCTGAGTG TCTACGGGCCCAGTTTGCAGTGGAGAAGGAGCCCATCAACCAGCTTCATGGTAGCGCAAGCCCTGAGGATGCAGAACGAGAAATCAACTTTTTCTTTCCTATACAGCGCACACTGGCAGTAATAAAACCTGATGCAATGGAGGAACACAAAG AGACGATTTTGGAGGAGATCCGTGGAAGAGGTTTTTCTGTAACAGGGCTGAAAGAGACGGTGCTTTCACTGGAGATGGCTGAGGAGTTTTACAAAGAGCACAGAGAGAAGCCTTTCTTCAGCCAGCTGGTGGAATTCATGTGTCG GGGGCCCTGTATGATACTTGTCCTGACCAAAGAAAATGCGGTGGAGGAGTGGAGGGCCATGATGGGCCCCGCAGACCCTGAGAAAGCTAAGGAAACATCCCCAATGTGTCTGAGGGCCCGCTTTGCTGCTGACATCCTCCACAACTCGGTTCATGGCTCCTCCAGTGAGCGGCATGCAGACGAGAAGATACGTTTTATTTTTGGTGACATCAGCACAGACGCAGAGCTCTCCagtgacagagagacagacaaaaACATTTCAG CAAAAGAGCGAGACAGTTCTGCAGATGAAAACACAGAAGTGTCAAGCTCATCAACCAAGGACAATTCCAGTAACTATCATCAACGTGAAG ATGATCGACACAATTCAAATCCCTGCAGTCCACTAATCGGAAGAAGTGATGATCTAAACCACTCTAACTGA
- the smarcal1 gene encoding SWI/SNF-related matrix-associated actin-dependent regulator of chromatin subfamily A-like protein 1: MSNQLTAEQQRKIEENRRKALERRAQRLGQTVSCSKQPSTVFKGPSEQAQLHKQGVSQDHAVTSHHRETLASAQKRFVPPFRKESQSSSNQIQRPNHPVLSGTSNQIIQNTLTNSASTRQIQVIGPLPQTINQLNSTVSYGASVGVKSAKPNANLTTNSSGGAVSSFYKQASKPTEAPAAQLPSNTTTLNAAPAKKPAISVRGKCVPHTENRFRVEVGYHAELIAVFKSIPTRNYDPATKTWNFSLEDYEQLLEQAAAIASVSLRPLEGMEAVDSAAATIRPRDGAALVALLKLCNGWQKAGATLQGQCVLVSPTKFEVDILYHADVIAAFKQMPTKSYDMGTRKWSFSLEDYKRLMDLLSGIAAVEVEPLPRAVIQAFSARFDGTGARSLDVPEADLSSIDPTLTSSLMPFQREGVNFAVAKQGRLLLADDMGLGKTVQAICIAAYYRSEWPLLVVAPSSVRFTWAEAFGRWLPSLPPDSINVVVKAKDSLRSGLVNIISYDLLNRMDKQHPANPFKVLIMDESHFLKNMKTARCKAALPLLKAAKRVILLSGTPAMSRPCELYTQILAVKPTLFPRLHEFAMRYCDARESTWGWDYSGSSNLGELKLLLEECLMLRRLKSEVLSQLPSKQRKVVTVTIDGINTRTKAALSAAAKMLAKDHRSKKEEKEALLVFYNHTAEAKLQAIMEYITDMLECGREKFLVFAHHKLVLDHITAELVKKSVSFIRIDGTTPSAERQQLCDKFQYSTKSCVAVLSITAANMGITLHSADLVIFAELFWNPGILIQAEDRVHRIGQTSNVNIHYLVAKRTADDHLWPMIQAKMNVLEKVGLSESNLSDNAVNASFHSKDSNQRSIMEMFQRSFSADDVTDEAILMEAANDWEDTPPENTPAQYHDTKAVSQGPSKKSLKDCFSR, encoded by the exons ATGTCAAATCAGCTGACTGCGGAGCAGCAGCGAAAGATCGAGGAGAACAGACGGAAGGCTTTAGAGCGAAGAGCCCAAAGACTTGGACAGACTGTCAGCTGCAGCAAGCAGCCTTCAACAGTCTTCAAGGGCCCTTCCGAGCAAGCACAGCTCCATAAACAGGGCGTTTCCCAGGATCATGCTGTCACCTCTCACCACAGAGAAACCCTAGCCTCTGCACAAAAAAGGTTTGTTCCACCCTTTAGAAAAGAGTCCCAGAGCTCCAGTAACCAAATTCAACGACCAAACCATCCGGTGCTTTCTGGCACAAGCAATCAAATCATCCAGAATACTCTAACAAACTCTGCTTCGACCAGACAG ATACAAGTCATTGGTCCACTTCCTCAGACAATTAACCAGCTGAACAGCACTGTCTCATATGGAGCAAGTGTTGGGGTTAAGTCAGCAAAGCCCAATGCCAACCTTACCACGAACAGCTCTGGAGGTGCAGTGAGCTCCTTCTACAAGCAAGCCAGTAAACCCACAGAAGCTCCTGCAGCACAGCTTCCCTCAAACACCACCACTTTGAACGCTGCACCTGCAAAAAAGCCTGCCATCTCTGTGAGGGGAAAGTGTGTGCCTCATACAGAGAACCGTTTCAGAGTAGAAGTGGGCTACCATGCAGAGCTCATCGCTGTTTTCAAATCCATACCCACGAGGAACTACG ACCCTGCAACAAAGACATGGAACTTCAGTCTGGAGGACTATGAACAGCTAT TGGAGCAGGCAGCTGCCATTGCCTCTGTGTCATTGAGGCCTCTGGAGGGGATGGAAGCGGTGGACTCTGCAGCAGCCACCATTCGACCCCGTGACGGTGCAGCACTGGTGGCGCTGCTGAAGCTGTGTAATGGCTGGCAGAAAGCTGGAGCTACTTTGCAGGGACAGTGCGTCCTGGTGTCTCCGACAAAGTTTGAGGTTGACATCCTTTACCACGCTGATGTCATTGCAGCGTTTAAGCAAATGCCGACAAAAAGCTATG ACATGGGCACAAGAAAGTGGAGCTTTTCGCTCGAGGATTACAAGAGACTCA TGGATCTCCTCAGTGGGATAGCAGCAGTGGAGGTGGAGCCTCTACCCAGGGCAGTGATCCAGGCTTTCTCTGCCAGGTTTGATGGGACTGGCGCCAGGTCTTTAGATGTCCCTGAGGCAGACCTCTCCAGCATCGACCCTACACTCACCTCCAGCCTCATGCCTTTCCAAAGAGAGGGAGTCAA CTTTGCAGTGGCGAAACAAGGCCGTCTCCTCCTGGCTGATGACATGGGCCTGGGTAAAACCGTGCAGGCCATCTGTATTGCAGCCTACTACAGGAGTGAGTGGCCTTTATTAGTGGTGGCTCCGTCATCTGTGCGATTCACCTGGGCTGAG GCCTTCGGACGCTGGCTTCCCTCTCTGCCTCCCGACAGCATCAACGTGGTGGTAAAGGCCAAAGACAGTCTGCGATCTGGTTTGGTCAACATCATCAGCTATGACTTGCTGAACAGGATGGACAAGCAGCACCCAGCAAACCCCTTCAAAGTTCTCATCATG GATGAGTCtcattttctgaaaaacatGAAGACTGCTCGTTGTAAAGCAGCCTTGCCGCTGCTGAAG GCAGCAAAGAGGGTGATTCTTCTGTCTGGAACCCCAGCAATGTCCAGACCCTGTGAGCTCTACACCCAGATTCTGGCTGTCAAGCCTACACTTTTCCCTCGTCTCCATGAGTTTGCGATGCGCTACTGTGATGCCAGAGAG AGTACTTGGGGCTGGGACTACTCGGGCTCATCAAATCTTGGCGAGCTGAAGCTCCTCTTGGAGGAGTGTTTGATGTTGCGCCGCCTCAAATCTGAAGTCCTCTCCCAGCTTCCTTCTAAACAGCGCAAGGTGGTCACAGTGACCATAGATGGGATCAACACCCGCACGAAAGCTGCTCTCTCAGCCGCAGCCAAGATGTTGGCCAAGGATCATCGCAGT aaaaaagaggagaaggaggctTTGCTCGTTTTTTACAACCACACTGCTGAAGCCAAGCTACAAGCCATTAT GGAGTACATCACAGACATGCTGGAGTGTGGGAGGGAGAAGTTTCTCGTGTTTGCCCATCACAAGTTGGTCTTGGATCACATCACCGCTGAACTGGTTAAAAAG AGTGTCAGCTTCATCCGTATTGATGGGACGACGCCATCGGCGGAGCgacagcagctgtgtgacaAGTTTCAGTACTCGACCAAGAGCTGTGTGGCTGTTCTGTCCATCACCGCAGCTAACATGGGCATCACCCTGCACTCTGCAGACCTGGTGATCTTTGCTGAGCTTTTCTGGAACCCTGGG ATTCTCATTCAGGCAGAGGACAGGGTTCATCGTATCGGACAAACCAGCAATGTGAACATTCACTACCTGGTAGCTAAGAGAACTGCTGATGACCATCTGTG GCCAATGATCCAGGCGAAAATGAATGTGCTGGAGAAAGTGGGTCTGTCTGAGTCAAACCTCTCAGATAACGCTGTGAACGCCAGCTTCCACTCAAAG GACTCTAACCAGAGGAGCATCATGGAGATGTTCCAGAGATCTTTCTCTGCAGATGACGTCACGGACGAAGCCATCTTAATGGAGGCTGCAAACGACTGGGAGGACACTCCGCCTGAAAACACGCCTGCTCAGTACCACGACACCAAGGCCGTCAGTCAGGGCCCCAGCAAAAAGAGCCTGAAAGACTGTTTCAGCAGATAA